From a single Helicovermis profundi genomic region:
- the yneA gene encoding cell division suppressor protein YneA, translated as MIKNSNLHTNYIRKPHRKRKIRITNKKRFTFFMILIFTIIISLGYTLNIAEGASKTEYTAVTVSYGDTLWSIAKEYNEEHLDSKEDVRTIVYVILNENNIDANKIYPGQIIYIPLTFK; from the coding sequence TTGATTAAAAATTCTAATTTACATACTAACTATATAAGAAAACCTCACAGAAAAAGAAAAATTAGAATAACTAACAAAAAAAGGTTTACATTTTTTATGATTCTAATTTTTACTATTATTATTTCTCTAGGTTATACTTTGAATATTGCAGAAGGAGCAAGCAAAACAGAATATACTGCCGTAACAGTTTCATACGGTGATACTCTATGGTCTATTGCAAAAGAATATAATGAAGAACATTTAGATTCAAAAGAAGATGTACGAACAATTGTTTACGTTATTCTAAATGAAAATAATATTGATGCAAATAAAATATATCCAGGTCAGATTATTTATATTCCATTAACTTTTAAATAA
- a CDS encoding methyl-accepting chemotaxis protein, with product MKKHAVFFTFLLFIIGILAYVIISNSYVFNEPVSTFTYGNINIEDSDKFNYKELYIDSDNNYGLLTLNITTLKKLDFLGIFKSSKNSLYLDSSNYYIVKLSKNKVENLIHLSYENKNLSSLVVGKNGDIYAHFVEYGKFDSWIKKEKIIHFDNYGKQKEIVFSKNYSEEDAPYLTGQIKNLSLVEDKLVFYLDNKINLTKYVYYKHSLKEKFSINLEEINGNVIQIYSDLIGNTFFYNSNSQIYLIDSSLNLKLVNSFLKEKLIINNIFKFNKDLLISLTDRNNNSLIKKLTINGTQDYLINNTNFNNNVLNSKYNLSERIVFFRIVFYLIFLFFILLVIYTCKYFYKYILQEKLSISLKMTLIIIPVIFIIMFVFVFYSVIGEFKKYSDDIKNGKYIQFNTLIDNQIKLIEDKKGDKYLVDFIKNIKIYKEIDKEKYKAFYSLLTKEGYIGLRVNNASSNLEDLASITKDIRGIYVVVDIVKYNEVYKILDTENNFMMFQKRILGNNSSFKKAKNGEIINAIGSNDNYIFTMKPIFDQSGKVIAIIQVGMKYAGYRSNVDGTFTTNSLKQILIVTLLLVFIIVFVLNISLRKLILLTKSVKEISNDNFNVLIDVTTNDEVGDLSKVFKTLMANLNNYINDMKELNAVYYKFVPKETIALIGEKDIKDVCLGDNSKKNVGVLFVTINNFRSSISNFSEEEIISFINKHSSKIGPIIRKNGGIIESYTDNGLIAIFPNHIDDGIQTSIEISREFNRLTEADNSFNNVSMFLTKGEVLFGIIGEQLRIQSTFISENIEKNRNLMSASTSMDISFMITKDVYKSSELIKTLSNIRYLGDLKGINQVYDVFESDKNSTKTLKAYYNNDFRKALEFFNAKEYLKARSLFVSILEKNINDGVARYFFYESDIRYRENR from the coding sequence ATGAAAAAACATGCAGTGTTTTTTACGTTTTTATTATTTATTATAGGTATTTTAGCTTATGTAATAATATCAAATTCTTACGTATTTAATGAACCTGTTAGTACGTTTACATATGGCAATATTAATATTGAGGATAGTGATAAATTCAATTATAAAGAGTTGTATATTGATTCAGATAATAACTATGGTTTATTAACGTTAAATATAACAACTTTGAAAAAATTGGATTTTTTAGGTATTTTTAAGTCTAGTAAAAACTCTTTATATTTAGACTCTTCAAATTACTATATTGTAAAGCTGAGCAAAAATAAAGTTGAAAATCTAATTCATCTTTCTTATGAAAATAAAAATCTTAGTAGTTTAGTTGTAGGGAAAAATGGAGATATCTATGCACATTTTGTTGAATATGGAAAATTTGATTCATGGATAAAGAAAGAAAAAATTATACATTTTGATAATTATGGCAAACAAAAAGAAATAGTTTTTAGCAAAAATTATAGTGAAGAAGATGCTCCTTATTTAACGGGTCAAATAAAAAATTTGTCTTTGGTTGAAGATAAGTTGGTTTTTTATTTAGATAATAAAATTAATTTAACGAAATATGTATACTATAAGCACTCACTAAAAGAAAAATTTTCTATTAATTTAGAAGAAATTAATGGAAACGTGATACAAATATATAGCGATTTAATTGGAAATACATTCTTCTATAATTCAAACAGTCAAATTTATTTAATTGATAGCTCTTTGAATTTGAAACTAGTAAATAGCTTTTTAAAAGAAAAACTAATTATTAATAATATTTTTAAGTTTAATAAGGATTTATTAATATCTTTAACTGATAGGAACAATAATTCCCTTATAAAAAAACTTACAATAAATGGTACACAAGATTATCTTATAAATAACACAAATTTTAATAATAATGTTTTAAATAGCAAATATAATTTGTCAGAAAGAATTGTATTTTTTAGAATTGTATTCTATTTAATTTTTCTATTCTTTATTTTACTTGTAATTTACACATGTAAATATTTCTATAAATATATATTGCAAGAAAAATTATCAATTTCCTTAAAAATGACATTAATTATTATACCAGTTATTTTTATTATTATGTTTGTTTTTGTTTTTTATAGTGTAATAGGTGAGTTCAAAAAATACAGTGATGACATAAAAAATGGTAAATATATTCAATTTAATACATTGATTGATAATCAAATAAAATTGATTGAAGATAAAAAAGGTGATAAATATTTAGTAGACTTTATCAAGAACATAAAAATATACAAGGAAATTGACAAAGAAAAATACAAAGCGTTTTATTCATTATTAACTAAAGAAGGTTATATTGGTCTTAGAGTAAATAATGCAAGTAGTAATTTAGAGGATTTGGCTAGTATAACTAAAGATATTCGAGGGATATATGTAGTAGTTGATATTGTTAAATATAATGAAGTTTACAAAATATTAGATACTGAAAATAATTTTATGATGTTTCAAAAAAGAATTTTAGGGAATAATTCATCATTTAAAAAGGCAAAAAATGGAGAAATAATCAATGCAATTGGTTCAAATGATAATTATATCTTTACTATGAAACCAATTTTTGATCAAAGTGGTAAGGTAATAGCAATTATTCAAGTAGGAATGAAATATGCAGGATATAGATCAAATGTAGACGGAACTTTTACAACAAATTCCCTTAAGCAAATATTGATAGTAACATTATTACTAGTTTTTATAATAGTGTTTGTTTTGAATATATCTCTGAGAAAACTGATTCTACTTACAAAAAGTGTTAAAGAAATATCTAATGACAACTTCAATGTATTAATAGATGTTACTACAAATGATGAAGTGGGTGATCTTTCAAAGGTATTTAAAACCCTTATGGCAAATTTAAATAATTATATCAATGATATGAAAGAACTAAATGCAGTTTACTATAAATTTGTTCCTAAGGAAACGATCGCTTTGATAGGTGAAAAAGATATAAAAGATGTGTGTTTAGGAGATAATAGTAAAAAAAACGTAGGTGTTTTATTTGTGACTATAAACAATTTTAGAAGTAGCATATCAAATTTTAGTGAAGAAGAAATTATTAGTTTTATAAATAAGCATTCGTCAAAGATAGGACCAATCATTAGAAAAAATGGCGGAATTATTGAAAGTTATACTGATAATGGATTGATAGCAATTTTTCCAAATCACATAGATGATGGAATTCAAACAAGTATTGAAATTTCGCGGGAATTTAACAGACTTACTGAAGCTGATAATTCATTCAATAATGTAAGTATGTTTTTAACTAAAGGTGAAGTATTGTTTGGAATTATAGGAGAACAACTCAGAATACAAAGTACATTTATTTCTGAAAATATTGAAAAAAATAGGAATTTAATGAGTGCTTCAACTTCAATGGATATTTCTTTTATGATAACAAAGGATGTATATAAAAGCTCAGAATTAATAAAAACGTTATCAAATATTAGATATTTAGGTGATTTAAAAGGAATTAATCAAGTTTATGATGTATTTGAATCTGATAAGAATTCAACTAAAACATTGAAAGCGTACTATAATAACGACTTTAGAAAAGCATTAGAATTTTTTAATGCTAAAGAATATCTAAAAGCAAGAAGCTTGTTTGTATCGATATTAGAGAAAAATATTAATGACGGAGTAGCAAGATACTTTTTTTATGAGTCAGATATAAGATATAGAGAAAATAGGTGA
- a CDS encoding DUF4280 domain-containing protein — protein MGFLVVAGAQLQCSFGAAPSNLTVLPLNKVLAGAPAANIMDNKPMVNILPFGTCMSLANPMVAAATAAAMGVLTPQPCIPNVAAPWVPGSMTVLIGNQPALNNNSKAMCMWGGVIQILNPGQTKVMIP, from the coding sequence ATGGGTTTTTTAGTTGTAGCTGGAGCGCAATTACAATGTTCATTTGGAGCAGCCCCATCTAATTTGACAGTATTACCACTGAACAAGGTATTAGCAGGTGCTCCTGCTGCAAATATTATGGATAATAAACCAATGGTGAACATTTTACCATTTGGAACTTGTATGTCACTAGCTAATCCTATGGTTGCTGCAGCAACTGCTGCGGCAATGGGGGTACTAACTCCACAACCATGCATTCCAAATGTTGCTGCTCCGTGGGTGCCGGGCTCAATGACAGTATTAATTGGCAATCAACCTGCATTAAACAACAATAGCAAAGCAATGTGTATGTGGGGAGGAGTAATTCAAATTTTAAATCCAGGTCAAACAAAAGTAATGATACCATAG